From Carassius gibelio isolate Cgi1373 ecotype wild population from Czech Republic chromosome B23, carGib1.2-hapl.c, whole genome shotgun sequence, the proteins below share one genomic window:
- the asb14b gene encoding ankyrin repeat and SOCS box protein 15 produces MRLQRMTGMMMKMRPFTTQLNRVLLEYSKQADSATSSDPLDCIDHEEIFTAIQAGNEDALKVLVQRKEALSNADNKGWIPSHEAAVQHKRIILEITYAGGRDVQLRGKKRAPTVWWD; encoded by the exons ATGAGGCTGCAGAGGATGACtgggatgatgatgaagatgaggccATTCACTACACAATTGAACAGAGTCCTATTGGAGTACAGTAAACAAGCTGATTCAGCAACCAG CAGTGATCCATTAGACTGCATCGACCACGAGGAAATTTTCACTGCTATACAAGCTG GTAATGAAGATGCTCTGAAGGTCCTGGTGCAGCGTAAAGAGGCTTTGTCTAATGCAGACAACAAGGGATGGATTCCTTCGCATGAGGCAGCGGTGCAACACAAGAGGATCATTCTGGAGATCACGTATGCAGGTGGAAGAGATGTTCAACTGCGAGGAAAAAAGAGAGCACCTACTGTATGGTGGGATTAA